One Marinibacterium anthonyi genomic region harbors:
- the pfkB gene encoding 6-phosphofructokinase isozyme 2 yields the protein MRTDILTITLNPAVDLATTAPQVLADLKLRCSAPQVDPGGGGINVARAVRLLDGQATALVAIGGTTGARLLELLTHEGVPTVAFQGPGETRQSLSVTETATGLQYRFVMPGPDWTEADVARALRSVDQSAGDGTLVVLSGSQPPGVAKEFPSMLAEHVTGRGARLIVDTSGPALTALAGAPRQAIDTLRMDGAEAEELAGHPLPSRQDSADFARSLVVKGVARQVIVARGPDGSVLSNDAQSWHCTGPVVEVISKVGAGDSFVGAYTLSRARGAAAKDALRYGVAAASAACMTEATRLCDPEVTERLLDECVLTPL from the coding sequence ATGCGAACGGACATCCTGACCATCACCCTGAACCCGGCCGTCGATCTGGCCACCACGGCCCCCCAGGTCCTGGCCGACCTCAAGCTGCGCTGCAGCGCCCCGCAGGTCGATCCCGGCGGCGGCGGCATCAACGTGGCGCGCGCCGTACGGCTGCTGGACGGGCAGGCCACGGCGCTGGTCGCCATCGGCGGCACCACCGGCGCGCGGCTGCTGGAACTGCTGACCCATGAAGGCGTGCCCACGGTGGCCTTCCAGGGGCCCGGCGAGACCCGGCAAAGCCTGTCGGTCACCGAAACCGCGACCGGCCTGCAGTACCGGTTCGTCATGCCCGGCCCCGACTGGACCGAAGCCGACGTCGCCCGCGCCCTGCGTTCGGTGGACCAGTCGGCGGGGGACGGCACGCTGGTGGTGCTGTCGGGCAGCCAGCCGCCCGGGGTGGCCAAGGAGTTCCCCTCGATGCTGGCCGAACATGTCACCGGCCGGGGCGCGCGGCTGATCGTGGATACCTCGGGCCCGGCCCTGACGGCGCTGGCCGGCGCGCCGCGCCAGGCCATCGACACGCTGCGCATGGACGGCGCCGAGGCCGAGGAACTGGCCGGCCACCCCCTGCCCTCGCGCCAGGACAGCGCGGATTTCGCCCGTTCGCTGGTGGTCAAGGGCGTGGCGCGCCAGGTCATCGTGGCGCGGGGTCCGGACGGATCGGTCCTGTCGAACGACGCGCAAAGCTGGCACTGCACCGGACCGGTGGTCGAGGTGATCAGCAAGGTCGGCGCGGGCGACAGTTTCGTCGGCGCCTATACCCTGTCGCGCGCGCGGGGCGCGGCCGCCAAGGACGCGCTGCGCTACGGGGTCGCCGCCGCCTCGGCCGCCTGCATGACCGAAGCCACACGGCTGTGCGACCCGGAGGTCACCGAACGCCTGCTGGACGAGTGCGTGCTTACCCCGCTCTGA
- a CDS encoding Possibl zinc metallo-peptidase, with the protein MTHAHPPDIEALAEQARAALPAAFRDAARDVVVQVADWPSAEMLKDLGIDDRLELTGLYEGIPLPDKSFFDQASGPDMVWLFRQPILAEWRDRGDVELKDIVTNVLVHEFAHHFGWSDDDIAEIDPWWE; encoded by the coding sequence ATGACGCACGCACACCCGCCCGATATCGAGGCACTGGCCGAACAGGCCCGCGCCGCCCTGCCCGCCGCCTTCCGGGACGCCGCGCGGGACGTGGTCGTGCAGGTGGCCGACTGGCCTTCGGCAGAGATGCTGAAGGATCTGGGGATCGATGACCGGCTTGAGCTGACCGGGCTCTACGAAGGCATCCCCCTGCCGGACAAGAGCTTCTTCGATCAGGCATCCGGGCCGGACATGGTCTGGCTGTTCCGCCAGCCGATCCTGGCGGAATGGCGGGACCGGGGGGATGTGGAGCTGAAGGATATCGTGACCAACGTGCTGGTCCACGAATTTGCCCATCACTTCGGCTGGTCGGACGATGATATCGCCGAAATCGATCCCTGGTGGGAATAG
- a CDS encoding carboxylate/amino acid/amine transporter — protein MKIFDTWLIWAILSAGFAAMTAIFAKIGIENVNSDFATFIRTIVILGAAGGIVVVTGHWEDPDTISARTWVFLVLSGLATGLSWICYFRALKLGQAAQVAPVDKLSVVFVAIIGALLLGEHLSVPAWLGVGLIAAGATLVALN, from the coding sequence GTGAAGATATTCGACACCTGGCTGATCTGGGCCATCCTGTCCGCCGGGTTCGCGGCCATGACGGCGATCTTCGCCAAGATCGGCATCGAGAACGTGAATTCCGATTTTGCCACCTTCATCCGGACCATCGTCATCCTTGGCGCGGCGGGGGGCATCGTGGTGGTCACCGGGCATTGGGAAGACCCCGACACGATTTCGGCAAGAACCTGGGTCTTCCTGGTGCTGTCGGGCCTGGCGACGGGGCTGTCGTGGATCTGTTATTTCCGGGCGCTGAAACTGGGACAGGCGGCGCAGGTCGCCCCGGTCGACAAGCTGAGCGTCGTTTTCGTGGCCATCATCGGCGCGCTTCTGCTGGGCGAACACCTGTCGGTGCCGGCCTGGCTGGGCGTCGGGCTGATCGCCGCCGGGGCGACGCTGGTCGCGCTGAACTGA
- a CDS encoding Cupin domain protein, whose protein sequence is MPRADFDPATVQPDDRPPAKATLFPNGAPAPWRGVVPGADLGGPVTVLTYGNDTQGEGPRLHVHPYDETFVVIEGRVRFFVGDQVIDAVAGEVVLGPKAVPHRFVNLGPGRMQTIDIHHSPRWIQTDLD, encoded by the coding sequence ATGCCCCGAGCCGATTTCGATCCCGCCACCGTGCAGCCCGACGACCGCCCGCCCGCCAAGGCAACGCTGTTCCCCAACGGCGCGCCGGCCCCCTGGCGCGGCGTTGTGCCGGGCGCGGACCTGGGCGGGCCGGTCACCGTGCTGACCTATGGCAACGACACCCAGGGCGAAGGCCCGCGCCTGCATGTACATCCCTATGACGAAACCTTCGTGGTGATCGAAGGCCGGGTGCGGTTCTTCGTGGGCGACCAGGTGATCGACGCCGTGGCGGGCGAGGTGGTCCTTGGCCCGAAGGCCGTGCCGCACCGGTTCGTCAACCTCGGACCCGGGCGGATGCAGACCATCGACATCCACCATTCGCCGCGCTGGATCCAGACCGACCTGGACTGA